The Corvus hawaiiensis isolate bCorHaw1 chromosome 1, bCorHaw1.pri.cur, whole genome shotgun sequence genomic sequence TGTACCTTTTCAGCCATTGCTGATCAATGCTGTCTGCCTGGCACTCTGCAGGTTGGCCTCGTCAGCTAGCAGCCATGGGAGCGTGTCAGCTGCAGTTCAGACACTGTTTTCTGGGGCACTGGCCTTGcaccaggctgggcagagagagGTGGGAAGCTGCTGCAAGTTGGTTCTCTCTTGTCCCTGTGAATACATGTCAAGTGAAGAGCTGGCAGTGAGTGGGCAAggcaaggcagcagctgccaagaGGAAATTACCATCCAGCAAGAAAGGCTGGAGGGAAGTAGACTGGATGACAGTAAAGGGGAGAGTATGGGTAGAAAACGTCCTGGCAGTTGTTCACAAGTGTGCTGCTCCCTCATCTGAGAGTGCAGCTATTGTCAGGTGAACCAACAGTGCCTTACTTTGGGTAAGAGAGTTCAAAGAGTGCTGAGAGAGCTGCAGATGTTATTGCTAAGCCATTCTCCATCATCTCTGAAAGGCCATGGAGTATGGGACGGGTGCCTGAGGACTGGAGGAAAACCAATGTCACTCCAGTCTTCAAAAAAGTGCAAGAAGGAGGACCTAGGAAACTATAGACCAGTCAACATCACCTTTATCCTTGGAACAACCCCTCCTGGATGTCATCTCTAAGCAAGTGGAGGAAAAGAAGGTTATCAGAAGTAGCCAACATGGATTCACTAAGGGAAATGGGCTGGGTTAGTGGGCAGCGAGGTAGATTGAGAACTGGCTGAGGGGCAGAGCTCAGCGTTGTGATCAGTCTAGTTGGAGGCTGTAGCAAGCAGTGTTCCCAGGGGTCAGTACTGGGTCCAGTCTTGTTCACCTTATTAATCAGTGATCTGAATGAAGGGACAGCGTGTACCTGCAGTAAATTTGCTGATGATACAAAACTAGGGGGAGTGACACACCAAAGTGCTGTGCTGCCATGCTGCAAGACCTGGACAGGCACAGGAGCCAGGCAGAGAGGAACCTAGTGAAGTTCAATGAAggcaagtgcagggtcctgaacctggggaagaaaaacccagggcaccagcacaggctgggggctgacctgctggaaggcagctctgcagagaaggacctgggagtcCTGGTGGTCAACAAGttagccagcagtgtgcccttcTGGCCAAAAAGGTCAGTGGTATCCTtgggtgcattaggaagagtGTGGTCAGCAGATCGAGGGAGGTGATCGTGCTCCTCTAcgcagccctggtgaggccacctctggagtgctgtgtccagttctggactcgtcagtacaagagagacctCAACATGGAGTAGGTCCAGCAGAGGACTATAAAGATGGCtgggggactggagcatcttgcttatgaggaaaggctgagagagctagGATTGTTTATCCTGGAGGGGAGGCAACTGAGCAGGGACTCATCAATGCTTACAAATATCTTTTAGGGGAGTGGACAAGAGGATGGGACCATATTTTCAGTGTTGCCcaggggcaggacaaggggcCACAGGCACGAACTGAAACACAGAACGTTCTGTCTGAATAGGAGGAAAAACTCCTCTACTTTAAGAGTGACAGAGGACGGGAATTTCTCCCCTTTGCAGcttattttgaaaggaaagatATGATTGAAATGTAGTGTATCATAATTTGTTGAGAATAGAAGGCGAGTAAAAGTCATAGGGCTTTTTAGAGTGCCATCGTCCTAGAGCTGCAAATGGGTCTCCTGGTTTTAGCACAGCAGTCCCCACGCCCACAACCCATTGGAACACTCAGTATTGCCTGTAGATACTCGTGTTTCAAGGTTGGGTTGACAGAGAGAAGAAGGGATGTAGCCAGTGGGCCAGTGcaagctgggagctgctgtttttgtttgttttcaccCCTGGCCAGTACTGCAGCTACCAGGTTAAAGCATCTCCTTCCTTTCAATACAGAAAGTTTTGTCTGGATGCAACATGAGAGCTGCTGAAGTTTATCTCAGACTTCCAGATACGTGATAGCTGCAAAAGGCCAGGCGCTTGGCACGAAGCTGCCGCGTGCTCTGtggtgtcctgcacaggactCCCAGGCATGCGACAGCCTGGCAAGAGCAATGCCACATACCAAACCAGCCATTTTAGGATGTGTAAGATGGCTCTTTGTGTGTACCCTGCAATTACTCTGAGAATGCCCTGTAAATACACCTAGCAGAATGAGCACATGCTGTTTATGCACCTTACAAGATATGTGTACTTACCTGTCTGAGAAATGTGTCTACTAGAGatgaatgtaaatattttctaaagTTTGCCAGAATGGCAGGGaaaatccaaagaaataaagatgCTCAGCGGGATGGAGTGCATcccctatgaagacaggctgagagttgggatagttcagcctggagaaggctctggggagaccttagacCAGccttcagtacctgaagggcCTGCAGGAGAActgagagactttttacaagggcatgtagtggcAGGACAAAGTGAAAACTGGcagagggtaggtttaggtgatatattaagaagaaattccttGGTGCAAGGGTGATGAGagtagaacaggttgcccagagtagctgtggatgccctgtccctggaagtgttcaaggccaggttggatggggctttgagcaacctggtctatcCTGATCATCCCTACCCATGggagggggattggaactacaTAaccttcaaggtcccttccaaccgaAACCATCCAGCGGTCCCACGATTCTGTGAAACTGTGGCTTAATTCCTTACTCTGGTAGGGGCATAAATACAGCTAGTAGTGGTATGGTAATTTGGTAACGGGATGTCTGTAAGAATCTGGCGGATATATTAATATTCCGGCGGGTATTTGAACGTCCTTGTGGATATTTGAACACTGCGGTGGTTATTTGAGTGTTCTGGTGGCGATATGAACACTGGTGGATCTGCGAGTGCTGTGGCGGGTTACAGGGACGCTCCGCGGTCCCAGCGGGAAGGGCGGCCCGGGCCGCAGGGCCCCAGCGCCGTCCcggcggcagcgctgctccGCCCCCGCTGGCCCGCAGGGGGCGCGCGGCCGCCTCAGCCGCGCTCAGCGCCCGCCCCGCTGGGCCCGGGGGATCGGGGCCGGCGCGGGGGCTCCGTTCGCTCTCCTCAGGCGGGCATGGCGGCGGAGGACGAGGCGGAGCTGAGCCTGCTGGAGTGCCGGGTGTGCTTCGAGCCGTACGGCCCCGacgggcagcggcggccgctCAACCTGCCCTGCGGGCACGTCCTCTGCCGGGGCTGCGTGGGGGCCCTGGCCGGCGCCGAGCGCCGGAGGCTGGAGTGTCCCTTCTGCCGGCGGCTCTGCGGCCCCGCCGAGACCAGCGACTGCCggcctctgctgcagctgctggagcttctgggccccggcggcggcggcctcGCCTCGGCCCTGAGCAGGAGCGGCGgaggggcggcggcgccggctCCCGCGGGGCTCGGTCTGCGGCTGTgcctggggggctgggggtcgCTGGTGAACCCCACTGGGGTGGCGGCCTGCCCCGGGTCGGGCCGCCTGGCAGTGGCACACGACGGCAAGAAAAGGATCCACGTCTTCGGGCCGAGCGGGTTCTGCCTGCGGCGTTTCGGGGAGCGGGGGGACGCGGGCAACGACATCAAGTATCCCCTCGATGTGACGGTCACGTCGGACGGACACGTGGTGGTCACCGACGGCGGGGACTGCTCCGTGAAGGCCTTCGATTTTGAGGGAAGGGGAGTCCTGGCTGTCCGGGAAGGCTTCTCTTTGCCCTGGGGCTTAGATGCCACCCCCAAGAGCGAAGTAATCCTGACCGACTCGGAGGCAGGCGCGCTCTACCGCTTGACGGCCGACTTCCAAAGGGGGGAATTAAAGAAGTGTCAGATGATCCGGTCCCGGCTTGTCAGCCCCAGAGCGGTTGCAGTCTGCCAGACCTCGGGTGCTGTCGTGGTAATAGAGCACCTAAAAGCTCGAGGGCCGAGCAAGGACAGCACCCGCGTGAAGATATTCAGTGCCGAGATGGATCTCATCGGCCAGATGGACAGCTTCGGTCTGAACCTCGTTTTCTCCTCCAGAATATATGCTACTGCTGTGGCCTTTGACAAAGAAGGTCGTGTTCTAGTAACGGATGTCTGTAGCCTGGCTGTCATATGCTTAGGGAAACCTGAGGAATTTCCCATCTTTAATCCTCTAATTAGCCATGGACTTTCTTATCCTGTCGGACTGACTTACATGGCAAATGATTCCCTTGTTGTTTTAGACAGCGGTGATCATTCAGTAAAAGTATATAGCTCTACCTGAATGGGGTTAGATGCTTACTGCAAGCTGCTTTTGGCCATAAAGCATGGAGAGTTCTGGTGTTTGTAGGTGTGAAGGGAGGAGGCAGATTTTGGGCTTTGAGTGAAATTACTCTCTGAGCAACACGCCGTGCTTCCTGCAAAACTTGCATCGCATCTCTTGCCTACCTGTTGGAGAGGACCTGGCTGTTGCTGCCTGTAGCCAACAATGAATCAACCAAACAAATCATTTGGCATTTAAAAACTATTCCATGTCTTGATAACCaaatgttttttgttctttttgacGAGTAATCAAAGACCAGCACCTGTGAAAGTAATGTGTCATTTATTTATGTGGCCCAGCACATAGTTTTCACTATTCTTAAGTATAGATACACTCCTGACAGAACTGTTTCCAGGAATTGTGCACAAGGAAAGAGATTGCCTTGACAGAATGATAGGAGAATTGGAAGCCTCCGCTCAAGGTTGCCTAAATCCAGCTAAAATCGTTGTGATGGAGGAGCTACCACTGATGAGTGAGTTATGAGAAGTGAATTCATGTTCAAAGCCTGTTTTTTCCGTACCAGGAAAATGTACTTCGAGGAGCACTCTTGGCTAGTTTATTCCTACCTTTATTAAGGTTATACTGGAGCACTTTGTCTTCCTCTAAAATGCTCAAGTCTGTGTCTTTACCCAGAGTTAATCTGGTGTGTGGTTACACAGAGTGGGCTGCTTtccctaaaagccccttgaagTATTCTATTCACGTTTAGACCACAAATACTCCTGCATGTGTAAGTTTGAGTTGGCTGTGCTGCTAATGCTACAGGTAGGAAGTTTTCAGCACTGTCTGCCCCTGTTTTGTCATTAATATGGTGCTTTTACACCTCAAACTCCAGGATTCAACTGCAAATTGAAATGTTAGTGAGAAGTAATAGAGAAAGGGGGACATAagcatcattttttttcctagcttcCAAATGAGGTTTTGTTGATTGTGAACACACAGGAGATTTAGATCAGTTTATATTCTCTTGTTTTACTCACAGTAATATTATATTCTCACTTATATTCTCACAGTTTTACTGTGGACGCAAGTCCTGTTGCCTTATTGCACAGTGGAAATTATGGTATATATGAGATATTTTGAGAAGGATTTAATACCCCCACTAGAAGTCACTGCTGCATTTTTAGTCATTTACCTGCTGCTAAAATGATTACTTAGATGGTTCAGCATTAAAATGAAGTTAGATATAAATGTAAATGCTATCTGAGGTAGAGACGAGTAGATTAAAATGGCAGAAAACTTTTTGggtaatttctttgttttagtAATTGAAATCATTAATATTAACTAAGGTAATTTGAAATTCACAGGCAATCTGTCAGTAAATTTTTTATCTGGCTTTTGGTCTGACTTCAGGGCATTTAATAACTGCATGTGTTACAGCACCAGTGATTTACCAAATACTTGCATTAAATTGGAGCAGTTCAGCCCTCTAATTCAGCCAATGTGTTAATCTGTCTCATGTCAACATTtatataaacaaaacaaatctatTAATTGCAGCTATTTGTAAAGGTTAATTGAACAGTGACCTGTCAATAAAGTGTGATTTGCTTATTcctatattttaataatttagtgACAATTCCTCACAACTTCTCATCACGTGTTTCCTTGTTGCAACACCATTTCTGTATTGCAGTTGCCCTGTagatgttttcttcttctgtttggTGATATCCTGCAGAAGTTGTTGTAGGGCCATTTGTTGCTATTGAAAATTATATGGATCTGCACAGTTGGTATTTTTCAGCCTTCTCCACTGCCAGGTCAAAGGCAGTGAGTGCCTTTGGAAGAACCAGGAATCCTTCTTGGCTGTTCTGCAGTAGGAGGTGTATGGCCCTGAGCAGGAGCCTAGTTGGGAGGTCAGGAAGGAAATTTACTCAGAGAAGCAGACCCCTGGATTATATATTTCTTTCGAGATGCCAAGGAGATGCCTGACTTTGATAGGACCAATTAGATAACACTTCCTTTGGGGGACTGCTGTGTGTTAAAAATGCATGCAATGCCATCAGTGCTGTATTCATACATAATTAATACTTTGTCACAGTAGCACTTCCTCAGAACCATGGGCTGTGAGCTTTCATCTCCTCAAACCTTTGTGTGCCCTAGGAGCTTGTTTTTGCTACTGGACTCATGGATTTctgtgctagtttgaaaacaaaccagtgggaggcaccaagtcagaataacaatttaatggaaattaaagaaaaggggaaaagaaaaaaaaaaggtaaaagaaaacactgtcaaactgacagagtcaaggtacaacctgacaccctgttaggcagggtggtggtagcagtctggtagaatggtggctgcagtcctctgaagcagtgatcctgtagtaaaacagtctgctcttcctcaggaagtccaatggtagctgtgtagctcctgccctctggaaatccagtgggaagccagtgtctctggtgttcagcctcagcttatatccacgatgggatgcttggttcctccctctgggtggagcatctcacaatggggtaacgagtcatgaggcaaagtgttgattaggctcattaacagaagatagtctggagggagttatctctgagtcatgtggcaggacaatgatgggcaattaacagaaagatagtctggggggaggaggcaaggaaacactgccccacctgatttcaacagctgatggggatggtaatagaatacactgcaacccaggacgttatccaccccttattctattaccatctacattatcccaaatcaataccttcttaaactctaaaacacacatacatatatatatatatatatatatacacagtgaaacctacacactgttctcacctaagattaggtctccttgtggtacacaacgggtttccccatctttctgcattacccaccaagtgcaaccaggtccttgagcaaagacaatcccacggatgggtttgtctttgcctgaggtgggattaatccaaacagtctttcctaaaatacctctcaggtgtaccgcagggactctatctccatccactgtgtgcaagggttcagactcggcaggaccagctcgattgatggaccctcgggtattgactatccaggtggccttcgctaagttcacttcccaatttttgaaggtccccccaccaagtgcctttagggtagttttaagtagtccattgcagcgttcaacttttccagcagctggtgcatgataaggaatatgatatatccattcgataccgtgttctctggcccaggtgttgatgaggctgttcttaaaatgagtcccgttgtctgactcgatcctatcaggggtgccatgtctccacaagacttgcttttccaggcccaggatggtgttccgggctgtagcatgaggcacagggtaggtctccagccatccagtggttgcttcaaccatggtcaacacgtagtgcttgccttggcgggtttggggaagggtgatgtagtcaacttgccaggcttcaccatacctgtactttgaccatcgtccaccataccacagaggcttcacccgcttggcctgtttgattgcagcacaggtctcacaactgtggatgacctgtgagatgctgtccatggaaaggtccacccctcggtcacgggcccatcggtatgttgcatctctcccctgatgaccagaggcatcatgggcccaacgagctaggaataattctcccttgtgctgccagtccagatccacctgtgatactttcaccttggcagctcggtctacctgctcgttgttgcgatgctcttcattagcccgactcttgggtacatgcgcatccacgtgtcgaaccttcacggtcagcttctctactcgggcggcgatgtcctgctaaatctcagcggcccagatgggcttccctctgcgctgccagttggcctttctccagcgatccagccatccccacagagcattagctaccatccatgagtcggtgtagagatagagcctcggccacttctctcgttcagcgatatccaaagccagctggacggctttaagctctgcaacctgactcgatccaccttgtccctcggtagcttgtgcaactcgtcgtgtggggctccatactgcagctttccactttcgattagcgcctacaattcggcaggaaccatcagtgaagagggcataacgtctttcagtctccggtagctcattatatggtggggcttcctcagcacgagtcacttgctcttcctcttcttcagaagataatccaaaagtctcaccttcaggccagtttgttataatttctagaatcccagggcgattcgggtttccaatacgggcacgctgtgtgatgagggcgatccacttgctccatgtggtgtcggtggcatgatgcgtggaaggaacctttcccttgaacatccaacccagcaccggtagtcggggtgccagaagcaactgtgcttcagtgccgattacctcagaggcagcttggactccttcataggctgccaagatttccttctctgtgggagtgtagttagCTTCAGACCCTcggtagcttcggctccagaatcccagtggtcggccacgagtctcaccaggcaccttctgccagaggctccaggacagaccattgttcccggctgcagagtagagcacattcttcacctctggtcctgtcctgactgggccaagggctaccgcatgagcgatttcctgcttgatctgggcaaaggcttgctgctgttcagggccccagtggaaatcattcttcttgcgggtaaccaggtagagagggctcacgatctggctgtactcgggaatgtgcatcctccagaaacct encodes the following:
- the NHLRC1 gene encoding E3 ubiquitin-protein ligase NHLRC1 gives rise to the protein MNTGGSASAVAGYRDAPRSQREGRPGPQGPSAVPAAALLRPRWPAGGARPPQPRSAPAPLGPGDRGRRGGSVRSPQAGMAAEDEAELSLLECRVCFEPYGPDGQRRPLNLPCGHVLCRGCVGALAGAERRRLECPFCRRLCGPAETSDCRPLLQLLELLGPGGGGLASALSRSGGGAAAPAPAGLGLRLCLGGWGSLVNPTGVAACPGSGRLAVAHDGKKRIHVFGPSGFCLRRFGERGDAGNDIKYPLDVTVTSDGHVVVTDGGDCSVKAFDFEGRGVLAVREGFSLPWGLDATPKSEVILTDSEAGALYRLTADFQRGELKKCQMIRSRLVSPRAVAVCQTSGAVVVIEHLKARGPSKDSTRVKIFSAEMDLIGQMDSFGLNLVFSSRIYATAVAFDKEGRVLVTDVCSLAVICLGKPEEFPIFNPLISHGLSYPVGLTYMANDSLVVLDSGDHSVKVYSST